A single Providencia manganoxydans DNA region contains:
- a CDS encoding RNA polymerase sigma factor has product MTIDKSLARKISGAYQSTYSQLVRFFRNRLGNSNDADDLSQDVFTLWLNRKEQSPIKESRAYLFKIANHVLIDHWRRNQRQAKSTVEVDETLMDQNLTDTQADPSEILEQQQRIQWLSDAIESLPPRRREAFLLYRFDGLSQSEIAERMEISISMVEKHIAAALVHCKKHLDNQSNKN; this is encoded by the coding sequence ATGACGATCGATAAATCCCTTGCCCGCAAAATCAGTGGGGCATATCAGTCAACTTATAGCCAGCTTGTCCGCTTTTTCCGCAATCGGCTAGGTAATAGCAATGATGCTGATGATTTATCACAGGATGTGTTTACACTATGGCTTAACAGAAAAGAACAATCTCCGATCAAAGAGAGTCGTGCTTATTTGTTCAAAATCGCCAATCATGTCTTAATTGACCATTGGCGTCGTAACCAACGTCAGGCAAAATCAACCGTCGAGGTTGATGAAACCTTGATGGACCAAAATCTAACCGATACACAAGCAGATCCTAGTGAGATACTAGAGCAGCAACAACGTATTCAATGGTTAAGTGATGCGATAGAAAGCTTACCCCCTAGGCGACGAGAGGCTTTTTTGTTATATCGGTTCGATGGCTTATCACAAAGCGAGATCGCAGAGCGCATGGAAATTTCTATTAGTATGGTAGAAAAACACATTGCAGCTGCTTTAGTCCACTGTAAAAAGCATCTTGATAATCAGAGCAATAAAAATTAA